The following are encoded together in the Ovis canadensis isolate MfBH-ARS-UI-01 breed Bighorn chromosome 2, ARS-UI_OviCan_v2, whole genome shotgun sequence genome:
- the MMADHC gene encoding cobalamin trafficking protein CblD gives MANVLCNRARLVSYLPGFCSLVKRVVNPRAFSTAGSSGSDESHVATAPPDICSRTVWPDETMGPFGPQDQRFQLPGNIGFDCHLNGTASQKKSQVHKTLPDVLAEPLSSERHEFVMAQYVNEFQGSDVPVEQEINSAETYFESAKVECAIQTCPELLRRDFESLFPEVATNKLMILTVTQKTKNDMTVWSEEVENEREVLLEKFISGAKEICYALRAEGYWADFIDPSSGLAFFGPYTNNTLFETDERYRHLGFSVDDLGCCKVIRHSLWGTHVVVGSIFTNATPDSHIMKKLSGN, from the exons ATGGCCAAT GTGCTCTGTAACAGAGCCAGACTGGTTTCCTATCTCCCAGGATTTTGCTCTTTAGTTAAAAGGGTTGTCAATCCCAGAGCCTTTTCAACCGCAGGATCTTCAGGTTCTGATGAGTCTCATGTGGCCACTGCACCTCCAGATATCT GCTCTCGAACAGTTTGGCCTGATGAAACTATGGGACCATTTGGACCTCAGGATCAGAGATTCCAGCTTCCTGGGAACATAGGTTTTGACTGTCACCTCAACGGTACAGCATCACAGAAGAAAAGCCAAGTTCATAAAACTTTACCTGATGTTCTAGCAGAACCTTTATCGAGCGAAAGACATGAGTTTGTCATGGCACAATATGTGAATGAATTTCAG GGTAGTGATGTACCTGTTGAACAAGAAATTAACAGTGCAGAAACTTACTTTGAAAGTGCCAAAGTAGAATGTGCAATCCAAACATGTCCAGAGTTGCTGCGAAGAG attttgAATCACTATTTCCAGAAGTAGCCACCAACAAACTAATGATTCTGACTGTAACACAGAAAACTAAGAATGATATGACTGTTTGGAGTGAGGaggtagaaaatgaaagagaagtgctCTTGGAAAAG TTCATCAGCGGTGCTAAGGAAATTTGCTATGCCCTCCGAGCTGAAGGCTATTGGGCTGACTTTATTGACCCATCATCTGGTTTGGCA ttttttggACCATATACAAACAACACTCTTTTTGAGACAGATGAACGCTATCGACATTTAGGATTCTCTGTTGATGATCTTGGCTGCTGTAAAGTGATTCGTCACAGTCTCTGGGGTACCCATGTGGTTGTAGGAAGTATCTTCACTAATGCTACACCAGACAGCCATATTATGAAGAAATTAAGTGGAAACTAG